The sequence TGACCGGAACCGACGGAATGCGCAAGTCTGGCACCCCACCAGAGGCCGCACACATCGGCCCACCTCCCCCAACGGGGCATTTCGCCCATCTCTAGCCAAAGCCCCAACAGCTGTGTAAGGTAACGCACACATCACTGAAATATCAGTGGAATTTCAAAGTGCCGAGGCGCAGTGCGGACCGTTCCGGCGCCGCCGGAGACCAACCAGAGGAAGGTGAAGCGTGAAGAGGCCACTAAAGATCAGCAGCGCCGTCGCACTGACTGCGGGGCTCGTTGCGCTCGCCGGCTGCGGCGGCCAGGAGACCACCGCGACCGCGCAGGGCGGATCGTCCTTCGGAGAGTGCGAGGTCACCGAGAACCCGCCCACCCACAAGCTGAGCACGATGAAGGAAGGCGTGCTCACCGTGGCGGCCTCGCTGCCGTTCCCGGCCGGCTACCGGGGCAACACCCTGGAGAGCGTGGACGGCGGCTACATGTACTGCCTCGACGCCGAGATCGCCAATCGCGCGGGCCTGAAGAAGATCAATCTGGTCAACGCCTCGTTCGAGGCGCTCGTCACCGCCAAGTCCTCCAACTTCGACTTCGCGGTCTGGGACATCTACGACACCCCGGAACGCCGCAAGGTCGTCGACTTCTCCACCCCGTACAACACCTACGGGACCGGCGTGCTGGTCAAGTCCGGATCGAGCCTCGCGGCCTCGACGATCAAGGATGCCACCGTCGGCGTGCTCGCCGGCTCGGTGCAGCTCAAATACGTCCAGGAGACCCTGAAGCCCAAGGATTTCCGGGTGTTCAGCTCCAACGACGACCTCTTCAACGCCGTCCTCGCCGGTCAGATCGACGCCGCCCTGAACGACACGGCCACCGTGATGCCGCGGGCGGCCAACTCCGGCGGCAAGCTCAAGGTGGTCGGCGCCTACCCCGTCGGCGGCGACGTCGCCGCCCTCTTCCCCAAGGGTTCGGCGAACGTCCAGGTCGTGGACCGGATCCTCGCCGACATGAAGAAGGACGGCACCCTGGACGCGATCATGGACAAGTGGCTCAACCCGATCCTCGGCGGGGACCCCGGCAAGCTCCCTGACTGGGCGGCCTGATCATGAACGTCCAGGCATCCGGCACGAGGATGACGGACGGGCTCGCCCCCGGCGACAACGCCTCCGAGCCCGCCCGCCCCCTGAGCACGCGCGGATACCTCAGCGGCGCGGCGGTCCTGGCCCTGCTCACCGTCGTGGTGTGCTACGCGTTCGCCGGCGCGGCCCTGCCCGCGGGGCAACCGCTCCGCATCGTCCTCGGGATCGTGCTGCCGGCGGTGATCGTGGGCGGCCCGCTGCTGGCCGCCTACCGCGGCAGCAGCCTGTCGGACCAGGAATGGGCGGCCGGCCGGTACGTCGCGGCACGCGTGGCCGCCGCGCGGTCGAGGAACGCGTCGATCGCCTCGCTGGGACTGACCGGCTTCATCGCGATCGTCTCGCTGGCCGGCCTGCTCGTCTTCACCAACGACGGCGCCGTGCAGAAGACGTTCCTCAACGGCGAGTTCATGGTCAAGAGCGCCGCGGACATCGGCAAGGCGCTGCTGATCAACGTGGAGATCGCCATCGGCGCGCAGATCCTCGCGATGGTGTTCGGGCTCCTCCTCGCCATCGGCAGGCTGCTGCCCGGCAAGGGGTTCTGGCCCGTACGGGCGCTCTGCATCGCCTACATCGACGTCTTCCGCGGCATCCCGTCCGTGGTGCTGATCTACCTCGTGTGCTTCGGGCTCCCGCTCACCGAGGTGCCGATCCTCAGCGAGGGCGACCCGATCCTCTACGCGGTCGTGGCGCTGTCGCTGACCTACAGCGCCTACAACGCCGAGCTCTACCGCGCGGGCATCGAGTCCATCAACAAGAGCCAGACCTCCGCGGCGCTCTCCATGGGCCTGTCCCAGCCCGACGTCCTCAGGTTCGTGATCCTGCCGCAGATGTCGCGGAACATCGCGGCGCCGATGCTGAGCACGTTCATCGGGCTGCAGAAGGACACCGCACTCGTGATCGTCGTCGGCATCATCGACGCCTTCAGCCAGGCGAAGATCTACTCGGCCAACGACTTCAACCTCTCCGCGGTGACGGCCGTGTGCTTCCTGTTCGTCCTCATCACGATCCCGCAGACCCGTCTCGTCGACTACCTGCTCGCACGGTCGAGCACGAGGAAGAAGGGGGTCTGAGCCGATGTCGACCGCATTCGTGGAGCTCGACCAGGTCACGAAGAAGTACGGCGACCACACGGTCCTCGACCGGGTGGACCTGGCCGTCGACCGGCACGAGGTCGTGACCCTCATCG comes from Streptosporangium roseum DSM 43021 and encodes:
- a CDS encoding ABC transporter substrate-binding protein, whose product is MKRPLKISSAVALTAGLVALAGCGGQETTATAQGGSSFGECEVTENPPTHKLSTMKEGVLTVAASLPFPAGYRGNTLESVDGGYMYCLDAEIANRAGLKKINLVNASFEALVTAKSSNFDFAVWDIYDTPERRKVVDFSTPYNTYGTGVLVKSGSSLAASTIKDATVGVLAGSVQLKYVQETLKPKDFRVFSSNDDLFNAVLAGQIDAALNDTATVMPRAANSGGKLKVVGAYPVGGDVAALFPKGSANVQVVDRILADMKKDGTLDAIMDKWLNPILGGDPGKLPDWAA
- a CDS encoding amino acid ABC transporter permease translates to MNVQASGTRMTDGLAPGDNASEPARPLSTRGYLSGAAVLALLTVVVCYAFAGAALPAGQPLRIVLGIVLPAVIVGGPLLAAYRGSSLSDQEWAAGRYVAARVAAARSRNASIASLGLTGFIAIVSLAGLLVFTNDGAVQKTFLNGEFMVKSAADIGKALLINVEIAIGAQILAMVFGLLLAIGRLLPGKGFWPVRALCIAYIDVFRGIPSVVLIYLVCFGLPLTEVPILSEGDPILYAVVALSLTYSAYNAELYRAGIESINKSQTSAALSMGLSQPDVLRFVILPQMSRNIAAPMLSTFIGLQKDTALVIVVGIIDAFSQAKIYSANDFNLSAVTAVCFLFVLITIPQTRLVDYLLARSSTRKKGV